ATGGATTTTAGTGCGCAGCTCATCGGCCTGGTCACCGGCCAGGACGGCGGTGTCGTCCAGCAACCTTTCGGTGTCGGCGACGAGGGTCTGAAAATCCGCCATCAGTATTTCTTGAGCAGTCTTTGCTGATGTACCGGCCATGGTTATCTCCGTGTGTGGCTGATCTGTACGTGTGGTTTCGAGTCGCCGGCTTTGCCGAAGGTTCACTGCAATTGTGTGGTACAGCTTTTGCTTTGCCTTGGTGCGCACGTCCTGGGGACTGCGCCGGATCCGGGCGGTCGAGGTGCAAGCCTTGAAAAACCTTACCCTAATTAACTGACACTCGCGCAAATACCCTGTCGGGGATCGCCAATTGTGTTGATCGCTGCGCCAAAGCGGTTCACGCCCTCTGAAGAAGGTCGGGCGCCTTGGTGCCAATTTAGTGCGAACAATGCTGGCTTGAACCGCTTTGGTGCTTTTTGCCTTATTGCAGGCCTGCCAACCTCCATGGAAAATTTGCAAAGTGCGGTGGACACGCTTGTCCATAGCTCCAACACCCTGTTCATCCTGATTGGCGCGGTCATGGTCCTGGCCATGCACGCCGGGTTTGCCTTTCTGGAAGTCGGTACGGTGCGCCAGAAGAACCAGGTCAACGCATTGTCGAAAATCCTCAGTGACTTCGCGATCTCCACCCTGGCTTATTTCTTTATAGGCTATTGGATCTCCTACGGGGTCAGCTTCATGCAGCCAGCGGCAGTGATCAGCGCCGATCATGGCTATGGCCTGGTGAAATTTTTCTTCCTGCTGACCTTTGCCGCAGCAATCCCGGCGATCATTTCCGGAGGGATTGCCGAGCGTGCGAAATTTGCGCCTCAGTTGTGTGCAACGGCCTTGATCGTGGCGTTCATCTACCCGTTCTTCGAAGGTATGGTGTGGAATGGCAATTTCGGTCTGCAAGCCTGGCTGCTCGCAACCTTTGGCGCCAGCTTCCATGACTTCGCCGGATCGGTGGTGGTCCACGCCATGGGCGGTTGGCTGGCGCTGGCGGCGGTGTTGCTGCTCGGGCCGCGCAACGGACGCTACCGCGAAGGGCGGCTGGTGGCGTTTGCTCCCTCGAGCATTCCGTTCCTGGCGCTGGGTTCGTGGATTCTGATCGTGGGCTGGTTCGGTTTTAACGTGATGAGCGCGCAGACCCTCAATGGCGTCAGCGGCCTGGTGGCGGTCAACTCGTTGATGGCGATGGTCGGCGGCACCGTCGCTGCGTTGGTGATCGGCCGCAATGACCCGGGTTTTCTGCACAACGGCCCGTTGGCCGGACTGGTGGCGATCTGTGCCGGTTCCGATCTGATGCATCCGGTGGGAGCGCTGGTAACCGGTGTGGTCGCGGGGGGCTTGTTCGTGTGGTGCTTCATGGCCGCCCAGGATCGTTGGAAAATCGACGACGTACTGGGTGTGTGGCCGCTGCATGGTCTGTGTGGCGTATGGGGCGGCATTGCCTGCGGTATCTTCGGGCAGGCGGCGCTCGGTGGGCTTGGCGGTGTGAGCCTGATCAGCCAGTTGATCGGTACCGTCCTTGGCGTTGCCGTCGCGCTGGTCGGCGGCCTGCTGGTGTACGGCGTGATCAAGCGCGTTTGCGGGCTGCGTTTAAGCCAGGAAGAAGAGTATTACGGAGCGGACCTGTCGATCCACAAGATCGGCGCGGTCAGTCAGGATTGATCGACGCGCGCCTGCCGAGCAGTGTTGGGCTTAGAATGGTGGCGTGTTTTCCATCCGAGTGCATTTGCCATGCTTCCTGAATGCCAGCTGTTCGGCACCCTGGGTTGCCATCTGTGTGAAATTGCCGAAGCCGAAATCATGCCGCTCGTCGAACACGGGTTACTCGTGGAGCTGGTGGACATCACCGACCCCGTCGACGTGACCGAGGTCTACGGCCTGCGGATTCCGGTGCTCAGGCGGGTCGACACGGGCGCAGAGCTGGACTGGCCGTTCGACACTGAGCAGGTTGTGGCTTTCCTGCGCTGACGTTTATGCGATGGCGGGTTTCCGAATATTACGTTACTGTATGTTTGTACAGCGATTGAATAGAGGGAACGCCCGTGGTGAATGTTGAACAATTGAAAAGCAGCGTCAATCGCATGTCCGCCGACATCGTGCGCGATGCGGTGAACGAGCTGCGCCTCGATGGCCTGGTCACGGAAGGCAAGACGCCCTTCAACAAGGTGCATTTCAACACCTGTTTTGCGGAAATCGAAGCGCTGTTCCAGCGTGCCGGTTATCACAAGCAGCTGGATGTGGTGGGCTATCAGGGCCTGCTCTACGCGCTCTATGACCCGGGCCGTTGGGAGGCCGTGGACGTACTGCGCTGGCTCAAGGAGTTTACCGAGGCGGCGAGCGCTTCGCCGGTTCTACGGGTGCAGTTGGCCAAGGCCTGAGATCTGCCCTAGGCTCAATCGCGCGCCATGCGCGATAATGCCCGCCTGTTTATTCCAGGCTTTGAGCATCTGCATGTCCACTACCGGTTTTTCCCCTTCACAGCACCAAGCCAGCACCTTGTACCTGCCGCCTGGCTCGTGGACGACGGTACTCGAGTGTCTGTGCGAGCATTTCCCGGCGATCGCCCGTGAACAATGGCTGGACCGCATTGCCCGTGGTCGGGTGCTGGACAGCAATGGGCACCCCATCAGCCTGGGCCTGGCTTACAAGGAAGGCCTGTGCATTTATTACTTTCGTGAAGTGCCCAACGAGAAAGTGATACCGGTACAAGAAACCATCCTGTACGCCGATGAACACCTGGTGGTGGCCGACAAACCGCATTTTCTGCCGGTGACCCCCGCCGGCGAGTACGTCGAACAAACGCTGTTGCGCCGTTTGATCCGGCGTCTGGACAATCCCGCCCTTGTTCCCTTGCACCGCATTGACCGGCATACCGCAGGGCTGGTGCTGTTCTCGGCCAATCCCGTCAGCCGCGCGGCTTATCAGCAACTGTTTCCCACACGGCGTATCGATAAATTCTACGAAGCCATTGCGCCGGCCTTGCCTGACCTGACGTTCCCCCGTGTGCACAAGAGCCGGTTGGTGGACGGCGAGCCTTTCTTCCGCATGCAGGAAGGCCCCGGTGCCAGCAACACCGAAACGGCGGTGCAAGTGCGCGAGAAACATGGCGATCTATGGCGCTACGGCCTGTTCCCGGTCACCGGCAAGAAGCACCAGTTGCGTGTGCACATGACTGCACTCGGGGCAAGTATCTGCAATGACCCGTTCTATCCCGATGTGATCAAGGACGCCGTGGACGATTACGCCAACCCGCTCAAGTTGCTGGCTCAGGGCGTGCGTTTTATCGACCCGGTCAGCGGCCAGCAACGCAGCTTTCGCAGTGAAATCACCCTGGACTGGTAAGCGCCGGAAACGACAAGGCCCGCGCGAGGCGGGCCTTGTGGGCAAGCGGTAAGGCTTACAGGTCTTTAACGGTGCGCACCTGATCCTTGTTGATGCGGGTGCGCTTGCCGTCAAGTTGCTGGAATTCGTAGAAGCCCGAATCTTCGTCGAATTTCGGGGTGTCGACGGCCTGGATTTCGCGACCGTCATTCAGGGTGATCACTGTCGGCGAGGCGCAACCGGCGAGGGTGGCGAGGCCCAGTGCAAGCATGAGAGCGGCGATGGTCCGTTGAGTCATGAGTTTGTCTCCGAGAGAATACTTTTAAAATGCTGACCTTGTGACGTGTGCAACGCCGGCAAAGTTCCTGATGCAAGGCTCATTCTGACACGCCAGGCCTTGCGTGCAACAGGTCCGGTGTATTGAGATTGGCCAGGCGCGGGTCATCGGCCGGGCATTCCAGGCCCACGGCGCCCAGCTGCAGGAGGATTTTACGTGGGCTGCGTTCACCGGCTTTCCAGGCCCGCTCCACCTGATCTTTCAGGGCGACAGGGATGATGCAGAGCAACGGTTCCCAGAACTCGCCATGGCGTACCATCACCGGGAGCTGCGGATTGCGGTGTGTTGTCGCACGTAAATCGGCCAACAATCGCGTATCGATGTGCGGCACATCACAGGGCAGGACCAGCAGATGCCCATGGCGTGCGGCGAAGAGTCCCGCACGGATACCGGCAAGGGGGCCGGGAAAGTCCGCGCTGTCGTCGCTCACCAGCTGATCGCCGTAGGCTGCATAGCGCCCATGGTTGCGGTTGCACGAGATGATCAGGTCGTCCGTGAGTGGCCGTGCCAGGCTTTGCAAGTGCGCGATTAATGGCTGGCCGCGCCACTCCAGCAGGCCTTTATCCTGGCCGCCCATGCGCTGGCCGCGACCACCGGCCAGCAACAGAATCGAGCAGGGCAGGGGTAAGGATTCAAGGGGCATGAGGGTTCCGCTGCGGCAGGTAAACAGAGGCTTGTGATATAACATCGGGCTGTTCCTTCGACAACCGGACCGTGCCATGAAAGCCAAGGCTGATGCGCCTTTCGTACCTCTGAATATCGCTGTATTGACCGTCAGCGACACCCGTACCCTGGACACCGACACCTCGGGCCAGGTCTTCGTCGACCGCCTCACCGCCGCCGGCCACAACCTGGCCGAGCGCGTGCTGCTCAAGGACGACCTCTACAAGATCCGCGCCCAGGTGGCCCACTGGATCGCCGAAGACGTGGTGCAGGTGGTGCTGATCACCGGCGGCACCGGCTTTACTGGTCGCGACAGTACGCCCGAAGCGGTCAGTTGCCTGTTGGACAAGCAGGTCGATGGGTTTGGCGAACTGTTCCGCCAGATCTCCGTGGCCGATATCGGCACCTCCACCGTGCAATCGCGCGCCCTGGCCGGCCTGGCCAACGGTACCCTGGTGTGCTGCCTGCCGGGCTCCACCAATGCCGTGCGCACCGGTTGGGACGGGATCCTGGCCGAACAACTGGACAACCGTCATCGGCCGTGCAATTTCGTACCCCACCTCAAGCAGGCCGAGCCCTGTGAAACCCGTGGATAAGCCCGGCAAGACCGGCGCCTTGATGCCGGTGGAAGCGGCCCTGCAACGTTTGCTGGACATGGCCGACGCCGCGCCGATCCACGGGCGCGAAACCGTGCGCCTGGCCGAGTGCGATGGCCGCGTATTGGCGCAAGACTTGATCTCCACCCTCGACCTGCCGCCCTGGCCCAACAGCGCCATGGACGGCTACGCCCTGCGCGTCGTGGATTGGACCGGCGAGCCTTTGCCGGTCAGCCAGCGTATTTTCGCTGGCAATGCGCCTGAGCCGTTGGCGCCCGGCACCTGTGCGCGCATCTTTACGGGGGCGCCGGTGCCCGAGGGTGCGGACTGCGTCGAAATGCAGGAAAACGCGATCATTCACGGCGATGAGCGGGTGAGTTTCAGCGAGCCGTTGCAAGCGGGTCAGAACATCCGCCCGCAAGGCCAGGAAACCACGGTCGGCGAGTTGGTGCTGCCGGCCGGTACGCGCCTGGGCCCGATCGAATTGGGTCTGGCCGCTTCGCTTGGGTTTGATCGTCTGGAGGTGGTGCGTCGTGTGCGGGTCGCCGTGCTGTCGACCGGCGATGAGCTGATCGAGCCTGGCTTGCCCCTGGTGCCGGGCCAGATCTACAACAGCAACCGCCGCGTGCTGTGCAGTTGGCTGACGCGAATGGGCTGTGAAGTAATCGATGCCGGCATCCTGCCAGACGACCTGGAACAGACCCGCACGCGGTTGGCCGAGCTGGGCAGTGTCGACTTGATCCTGTCCACGGGCGGTGTGTCGGTGGGCGAGGCGGATTTCCTGGGCGTTGCCCTGCGTGAAGAAGGCGAGCTGGCGCTGTGGAAACTGGCGATCAAGCCGGGCAAGCCGCTGACCTTCGGGCATTTTCGTGGCGTACCGGTGATCGGCCTGCCCGGTAACCCCGCGTCGACCCTGGTGACGTTTGCGTTATTGGCTCGGCCGTACCTGCTGCGTCGTCAGGGTGTGGAGGATGTGCAACCACTGCGTTTCGAAGTGCCGGCCGGGTTCGTCTGGCCCAAGCCCGGCAACCGTCGCGAGTACCTGCGCGGGCGCATCGAGCAGGGCAAGGCGGTCATTTACCACAACCAGAGCTCCGGCGTGCTGCGCAGCGCGGCGTGGGCTGAAGGATTTGTGGAGGTGATGGAAGGGACCACATTAGCCGCCGGCGACCCAGTCAATTTCATTCCCCTGAACGAAGTCCTGAACTGACCTGGATTTAAATGTGGGAGGGGGCTTGCCCCCGATGGCGGCCTCCGAGCCGACCAGGATGCTGGTTGGACCGAGTACATATCCGTTTCTGCGGTAACGGCTACTTAGGGTTCCGCTTTTACAGCGGCTCACTTTTGAAAAGCGCAAAAGTAAGCAAAACGCTCTTGCCCCACCACTCGGCACCTCGCTTAGGCTCGGTGTGCCCGAACGCAGGCTTGAATCCGTGGGCCGCCGCAATGGGCCATCCCTGGCCCAGTGCGGCTAACC
This genomic stretch from Pseudomonas orientalis harbors:
- the mobA gene encoding molybdenum cofactor guanylyltransferase MobA — protein: MPLESLPLPCSILLLAGGRGQRMGGQDKGLLEWRGQPLIAHLQSLARPLTDDLIISCNRNHGRYAAYGDQLVSDDSADFPGPLAGIRAGLFAARHGHLLVLPCDVPHIDTRLLADLRATTHRNPQLPVMVRHGEFWEPLLCIIPVALKDQVERAWKAGERSPRKILLQLGAVGLECPADDPRLANLNTPDLLHARPGVSE
- a CDS encoding YgdI/YgdR family lipoprotein produces the protein MTQRTIAALMLALGLATLAGCASPTVITLNDGREIQAVDTPKFDEDSGFYEFQQLDGKRTRINKDQVRTVKDL
- a CDS encoding pseudouridine synthase, producing MSTTGFSPSQHQASTLYLPPGSWTTVLECLCEHFPAIAREQWLDRIARGRVLDSNGHPISLGLAYKEGLCIYYFREVPNEKVIPVQETILYADEHLVVADKPHFLPVTPAGEYVEQTLLRRLIRRLDNPALVPLHRIDRHTAGLVLFSANPVSRAAYQQLFPTRRIDKFYEAIAPALPDLTFPRVHKSRLVDGEPFFRMQEGPGASNTETAVQVREKHGDLWRYGLFPVTGKKHQLRVHMTALGASICNDPFYPDVIKDAVDDYANPLKLLAQGVRFIDPVSGQQRSFRSEITLDW
- a CDS encoding glutaredoxin family protein — encoded protein: MLPECQLFGTLGCHLCEIAEAEIMPLVEHGLLVELVDITDPVDVTEVYGLRIPVLRRVDTGAELDWPFDTEQVVAFLR
- a CDS encoding molybdopterin molybdotransferase MoeA; this translates as MKPVDKPGKTGALMPVEAALQRLLDMADAAPIHGRETVRLAECDGRVLAQDLISTLDLPPWPNSAMDGYALRVVDWTGEPLPVSQRIFAGNAPEPLAPGTCARIFTGAPVPEGADCVEMQENAIIHGDERVSFSEPLQAGQNIRPQGQETTVGELVLPAGTRLGPIELGLAASLGFDRLEVVRRVRVAVLSTGDELIEPGLPLVPGQIYNSNRRVLCSWLTRMGCEVIDAGILPDDLEQTRTRLAELGSVDLILSTGGVSVGEADFLGVALREEGELALWKLAIKPGKPLTFGHFRGVPVIGLPGNPASTLVTFALLARPYLLRRQGVEDVQPLRFEVPAGFVWPKPGNRREYLRGRIEQGKAVIYHNQSSGVLRSAAWAEGFVEVMEGTTLAAGDPVNFIPLNEVLN
- a CDS encoding ammonium transporter translates to MENLQSAVDTLVHSSNTLFILIGAVMVLAMHAGFAFLEVGTVRQKNQVNALSKILSDFAISTLAYFFIGYWISYGVSFMQPAAVISADHGYGLVKFFFLLTFAAAIPAIISGGIAERAKFAPQLCATALIVAFIYPFFEGMVWNGNFGLQAWLLATFGASFHDFAGSVVVHAMGGWLALAAVLLLGPRNGRYREGRLVAFAPSSIPFLALGSWILIVGWFGFNVMSAQTLNGVSGLVAVNSLMAMVGGTVAALVIGRNDPGFLHNGPLAGLVAICAGSDLMHPVGALVTGVVAGGLFVWCFMAAQDRWKIDDVLGVWPLHGLCGVWGGIACGIFGQAALGGLGGVSLISQLIGTVLGVAVALVGGLLVYGVIKRVCGLRLSQEEEYYGADLSIHKIGAVSQD
- the moaB gene encoding molybdenum cofactor biosynthesis protein B: MKAKADAPFVPLNIAVLTVSDTRTLDTDTSGQVFVDRLTAAGHNLAERVLLKDDLYKIRAQVAHWIAEDVVQVVLITGGTGFTGRDSTPEAVSCLLDKQVDGFGELFRQISVADIGTSTVQSRALAGLANGTLVCCLPGSTNAVRTGWDGILAEQLDNRHRPCNFVPHLKQAEPCETRG
- a CDS encoding transcriptional regulator, whose product is MVNVEQLKSSVNRMSADIVRDAVNELRLDGLVTEGKTPFNKVHFNTCFAEIEALFQRAGYHKQLDVVGYQGLLYALYDPGRWEAVDVLRWLKEFTEAASASPVLRVQLAKA